The sequence below is a genomic window from Haloferax mediterranei ATCC 33500.
AGGCAGTTCGCATTGCTTCCTCGGTCGGCGCGCGCAAGCGCGAGCGCATCGAGGAAGTGTGTGAGGACCGCGAAATTCGCGTTCTCAACCCCACCTACGTCGAAGTCGAGGTGGATAACTGATGACGGACCTAAAAGCGCAGAAGCGAATGGCTGCCGACGTTCTTGACGTTGGCAAGGGTCGAGTTTGGTTCGACCCCGAGGCACAGTCCGACATCGCGGAGGCCATCACGCGCGAAGACATTCGTGAACTCGTCGACGAGGGAACGATTCGCGCCAAGAACGCCAAGGGCAACTCCAAAGGTCGCGCACGCGAGCGCGCCGCCAAGCGTTCCTACGGTCACCGCAAGGGTGCCGGCTCCCGCAAGGGCCGTTCCGGCGCTCGACAGAACAAGAAAGACGCATGGGTCAGCCGAATCCGCGCCCAGCGCCGTCGCCTGAAGGAGCTTCGCGAGGACGGTACGCTCGACCGTACCCAGTACCGCACGCTCTACAACAAGGCGTCCGGTGGCGAATTCGACAGCGTGGACCGGCTTGAAGCATACATCCAGAACAACTACCAGGTGGAGATTCAATAATGGCGACCGGACCACGATACAAGGTTCCGATGCGGCGTCGCCGCGAAGTCCGGACGGACTACCATCAAAGGTTGCGCCTGCTGAAATCGGGCAAGCCCCGCCTTGTTGCTCGCGTGAGCAACAAGCACGTCAGGGCGCAGCTGGTCACTCCGGGCCCGCAGGGCGACGAGACCCACGCTGCAGCGACCTCTGCCGACCTCGATGAGTACGGCTGGGAAGCCCCCACGGGCAACCTCCCGAGCGCGTACCTCACGGGGTACCTGGCAGGTATCCGAGCGCTGGCCGCCGGCGTCGAGGAAGCGGTCCTCGACATCGGCCTCAACACGGCCACGCCCGGAAACAAGGTCTTCGCGGTGCAGGAGGGTGCTATCGACGCTGGCCTCGAAATCCCCCACAACGACGCAGTACTCGCTGACTGGGACCGCAACCGCGGTGTCCACATCGCTGAGTACGCAGAGCAGCTCGACGAGCCGCTCTACAGTGGAGACTTCGATGCCACGAACCTCCCCGAACACTTCGATGAAGTGCTCGGGAACCTTCAGGAGGACGAATGAGCAGAGATAACAACGGCTGGGAGCCGCGAACGCGGCTCGGCCGCATGGTGCAGAACGGCGACGTCACGTCGATGGACCAGGCGCTCGAGACCGGGCTTCCGCTCAAGGAGCCCCAGATCGTCGACCAGCTCCTTCCGGGGATGGACGACGAAGTGCTCGACATCAACATGGTTCAGCGTATGACCGACTCCGGCCGCCGGGTGAAGTTCCGGTGTGTCGTTGCAGTCGGGAATCGTGACGGCTACCTCGGCTACGCTGAGGCCCGCGACGATCAGGTCGGCGGTGCCATCCAGAAAGCCATCGAGGTGGCGAAACTGAACATTATCAAGGTAGACCGCGGCTCGGGTTCGTGGGAAGACCGCGCAGGCGGCCTCAACTCCCTCTCGCGTAAGGCAGAGGGGAAGGCCGGCTCCGTGACGGTCCGTATCATCCCGGCCCCGCAGGGTCTCGGCCTTGCGGCCGCAGAGACCGTCCGCAACATCCTCGAACTCGCCGGTATCCAAGACGCTTGGACCAAGAGCGACGGGAACACGCGGACGACGGTCAACCTCGCAAAAGCGACCTACAACGCGCTCAAGAACGCGTCGCAGTCCCGTACTCCGCGACGCGCTCGCGAGATTCGACGGGAGGTGCGTGAATAATGCAGGCTATCGTCCAACTTCGCGGTGAAGTCAACATCTCACAGGACGTTCGCGACACGCTGTCGATGCTCAACATCCACCGCGTGAACCACGCGACGTTCGTGCCGGAGAACGACGCCTACCGTGGCATGATCACGAAGGTCAACGACTTCGTTGCACACGGCACGCCGAGTGTCGACGTCGTCGAGACCCTCGTCCGCACGCGTGCCGAGCCCGAATCGGGCGACGGCGACATCTCCGATGAGTGGGTTTCCGAGAACACCGACTACGACGACGTGGCTGCGCTCGCGCAGGCACTCGTCGACGAGGAGACGACGCTGCGCGAGCAGGGCGTCTCCCCCGTGCTCCGTCTGCACCCGCCGCGTGGCGGTCACCGCGGACAGAAGCACGTCACCAAGGAAGGCGGCCAACTCGGTAAGCACGACACCGAACAGATCGACGAACTTCTGGAGGCAATGCGATGACGTCCAAGAAGCGACGACAACGTGGCTCCCGTACGCACAGTGGCGGTACCCACAAGAACCGGCGTGGTGCCGGCCACCGTGGTGGCCGTGGCCGTGCCGGACGCGACAAGCACGAGTACCACCACTACGAGCCGCGCGGCAAGCACGGCTTCAAGCGACCGGACTCCCTGCAGGACACAGTCGCCGAAGTCAAGATCCAGAAGCTCGACGAGGACGCAGCGCTCCTCGCGGCCGACGGAGTCGCCGAGAAAGACGGTGACGCATACACCATCGACGCCCGCGACGTAGCCGAGGACGGCTGGGACGTGGATGTCGTGAAGGTTATCGGTGGCGGACAGGTTCGCAACGAACTGAACGTCGTTGCCGACGCCTTCACTGCTGGTGCCGTCGAACTCATCGAAGAGGCTGGCGGCAGTGCCGACCTCTCCGAACGTGCAGAAGAAGCGGCCGAGGCCGAAGCAGAAGAAGCTGAAGCCGACGCCGACGAGGACGACGAGGAATAAATTATGGGATGGAAGGACGCCGCCGAACCAGTGCTGGCGCGGATGCCCGCAGTCGCCCGTCCGGAGGGACACGTACCGTTCCGCCGGAAACTCGGGTGGACTGGTGGTATCCTCGTCCTGTACTTCTTCCTGACGAACGTGACGCTGTTCGGCCTCGACACCGCGACCGCGAACGACCTCTTCGGTCAGTTCCGGTCCATCCTGGCTGGCCAGCAGGGCTCGGTGCTCCAACTGGGTATCGGTCCAATCGTCACGGCGAGCATCGTCCTACAACTGCTTGGCGGTGCTGACCTGCTCGGGCTCGACACGGACAACAACCCGCGCGATCAGGTCCTCTATCAGGGCCTACAGAAGCTACTCGTCGGGGTTATGATTGTCCTGACGGGTCTGCCGATGGTGTTCGCTGGCAACTTCCTGCCGGCTGACCCAGCCGTAGCAACTTCGCTCGGCATCGGTACAATCGGCGTGAAGGGTCTCATCTTCGCGCAAATCGCCGTCGGTGGTGTCCTCATCCTGTTCATGGACGAGATTGTCAGCAAGTGGGGCGTCGGCTCCGGTGTTGGGCTGTTCATCATCGCCGGTGTCAGCCAGCAGCTCGTCGGTGGGCTGTTCAGCTGGCAGGGACTCGGCGGCGCGTCGGGCTTCTTCCCGACGTGGTTCGGCATCGCTACCGGTGCCGTCGACCTGCCGGCCGCGCCGGACGACCTGCTTTCGACAATCTTCCTCGGCCAGGGTCAACTGCTCGCGCTCATCACGACGCTGCTCATCTTCGGCATCGTCGTGTACGCCGAAAGCGTCCGCGTTGAGATCCCCCTCTCGCACGCTCGTGTGAAGGGTGCTCGCGGTCGCTTCCCGGTCAAACTCATCTACGCGAGCGTCCTGCCGATGATCCTCGTCCGCGCCCTGCAGGCGAACATTCAGTTCCTCGGGCGCATCCTCAACAACCAGTGGGCGGCGATGCCCGCGTGGCTCGGACAGTACACGGGTGGACAGGTCACAGGTGGCCTGTTCTACTACGTTGCGCCCATCCAGTCGCGCTCCGACTGGATGTGGTTCCTCGGACTCACGTCGGCCGACCCCCTCGACATTGCGATTCGCGTGCTCATCGACCTCGGATTCATGATCATCGGTGGTGCGGTGTTCGCAGTGTTCTGGGTCGAGACGACGGGAATGGGTCCCGAGTCGACCGCGCGACAGATTCAGAACTCCGGGATGCAGATTCCCGGGTTCCGACGTAACCCACAGGTCATCGAGAAGGTCATGGAGCGGTACATCCCGCAAGTGACTATCATCGGTGGCGCACTCGTCGGTCTCTTGGCCGTCATGGCCAACATGCTGGGTACCATCGGTGCCGTCTCCGGGACGGGGCTGCTGCTCACGGTCTCCATTACGTACAAGCTGTACGAGGAGATCGCGGAGGAACAGCTCATGGAGATGCATCCGATGATGCGCAACATGTTCGGCTCGGAATAGCTGTTATCTGAGGCCGCTCGGCCTCGATTTTTCCGAACCCACTTTCTTAGAAACACGACGCTCCGAGAGCGGTAGCGCTTTCTCCGACAGGGAGAGAGTTTCCTGATGGGCGTTTTACGCTGATCTCAGTTACGAGTGCAAACGGAAGCTATCGCGCCCCCGTCCACGGAGTGAGGATGAACGACCGGCGAAAAGTAGTGGGTGGTGGTGGAAGTACCAGTGGGGTGCGTGACGTTAGTGCCGTGCATGCAACGCCATCGCCTGAGGCCTCATAATGGTATATGAACACAACCACCAAAGACCTAGTTAAATAGGAAACAATTGTCTCGGGAGAAAGTTGTGATATTCTCTGAAAAACCGGACACCCCTATCGTGTGGCACAACGTATCTCACTCGTCGTCGGGGAACCCGTGTTCTCCGATGAGCGGGACGAACCGAACGCCGCCGTAAGTCGTCCGTTCGATTCTCCCATCCTGTTTCGTTACTAATACCAACTCTTGTGACCCGCCGCGGGGGCCGAGTGGAATGACCATCCGCCCGTCGTCAGCGAGTTGGTCGAAAAGCGGGTCGGGAATTTCCGGTGCGACCGACGCCACGTTGATTCTATCGAAGGGGGCGTGTTCGGGTAACCCGCCAGACCCGTCTGTGACGACCACCGTCACGTCACCGTAGTCAGTCCGAGCGAGAGCGTCCCGTGCAGCATCTGCGAGTTCGGGAACTCGTTCGACAGTGAAGACGTTCTCGGGGCCGACAATCTCCGCGAGAACGGCGGCGTGGTAGCCGCTTCCCGTCCCGATTTCGAGGACGCGCTGTCCCGGTCGCGGTTCGAGCAGTTCGGTCATCCGTGCAACGAGGTGCGGCGCGGTCACGACCTGGTCGTGGCCGATGCCGAGCGGTTCGTCCGCGTAGGCGCGGTCGCGTACCGGATCGGGAACGAACTCGTGCCGCGGGACGGTCTCCATCGCCTTCGCAACCCTCGTCGTGTAGAGTTCGCCCTGCTCGCGGAGCGATGCGACGAGCCTCCGCCGCGCCTGTTCGGTTCGGTCGTCGTCCATATCGGGTTCCCCTCGTCTCTAGCGACGGCTCGAGGGAACAAAGGACTGTCTCGCGGGGGGCGCATCGGCTGGATAGCTATCGCGGAAACACGCTTGATTCCGGTCATTTTTCACACCCCATAGCGACCACCGAGGTATGAACGAGGGGCGACTCGCACTCGACATCGAGACGGCCAGTCCGAACGGCACGCCGAGCGACTTCCGAAACACCGCTGACTTCGAACTCGTCGCCGTCGGTCTCGGCTTCTGTGTCGGTGACGGCGACCCCGAAGTCGAAGTCGTCCTCCGTGACGGTGATTGGAGCGTCGAGCACACGGCCGGCCTCCTCCGAGAAGTCGTCGAGTGGTGCGAGGCCCGAAGTGGACCGGTCATCACCTACAACGGCGAGTACTTCGACGAACACCATCTTCGAGCATGGGCCGAGCAAGTTGCGGACGAAGGCGTCTGGTCTGACGCCCCGGACCGCGTGGATTCGCTTTTCGCCGACCATATCGACCTCGGAACGCTCGCCGCGGAAGCCTACCCGCACGCAGTCCGGCAAAACCGGGATATTCCGGCGCTGTGGAAGGCGTGCAAGGAGGCAGGCATCGACCAACCGACGGTTTGGTACGACGACTACGAGCTCGATTCGAATTATCTCGACCGTCTCGGCATCGACGAGAAACACGTCAAAGGCGCACACGTCGGGGAAGCCCTCGGAGAAGCCTACGTCGACGGCGTCGTCGCCGGTATCGACCATACCCAGACGCATACCGAACTCACGCGACTACTCGCCGAGTACGCCGCTGGCGACATCGCACCTCTCTTTTCGCTTCACGACGCACTCCGGCAGGCCGACGCACAGGTGTAGACGGGCACTGGTCGGCGGATGTTGATTAGTAGACACCGGTCGGCAGACACTGGCGGCAGATGCTGGGGTCGTTCCCGTCCTGTCTCGCGGCAAACGTTTAGCCGTCAGGTATCGTAGCGCTTGGCATGACCGACCTCGAACCGGCGGCCGCCGTCGAGGAGGCGCTTCGTGGTAATGGTATCAGCGTCGAGTCGCTCTCCATCGACGAGTCGGTGTCTTTGACCTACCTCACGGCATTCCCGGATGTCGAACCCGACCACGGGGAGGTAGGACGTGCAGTCACCACCTTCCTCGAACTCGCCCAGAGCGACGAGTGGGAACCGACCACCGTCGAAGCGACGATTCTTCGAAGCGAGGGCGACGTACAGGCGACGTGGCGACTCGAAGCGGACTGGATTCAGGCGT
It includes:
- a CDS encoding 50S ribosomal protein L19e; translation: MTDLKAQKRMAADVLDVGKGRVWFDPEAQSDIAEAITREDIRELVDEGTIRAKNAKGNSKGRARERAAKRSYGHRKGAGSRKGRSGARQNKKDAWVSRIRAQRRRLKELREDGTLDRTQYRTLYNKASGGEFDSVDRLEAYIQNNYQVEIQ
- a CDS encoding 50S ribosomal protein L18, yielding MATGPRYKVPMRRRREVRTDYHQRLRLLKSGKPRLVARVSNKHVRAQLVTPGPQGDETHAAATSADLDEYGWEAPTGNLPSAYLTGYLAGIRALAAGVEEAVLDIGLNTATPGNKVFAVQEGAIDAGLEIPHNDAVLADWDRNRGVHIAEYAEQLDEPLYSGDFDATNLPEHFDEVLGNLQEDE
- a CDS encoding 30S ribosomal protein S5, whose product is MSRDNNGWEPRTRLGRMVQNGDVTSMDQALETGLPLKEPQIVDQLLPGMDDEVLDINMVQRMTDSGRRVKFRCVVAVGNRDGYLGYAEARDDQVGGAIQKAIEVAKLNIIKVDRGSGSWEDRAGGLNSLSRKAEGKAGSVTVRIIPAPQGLGLAAAETVRNILELAGIQDAWTKSDGNTRTTVNLAKATYNALKNASQSRTPRRAREIRREVRE
- a CDS encoding 50S ribosomal protein L30, giving the protein MQAIVQLRGEVNISQDVRDTLSMLNIHRVNHATFVPENDAYRGMITKVNDFVAHGTPSVDVVETLVRTRAEPESGDGDISDEWVSENTDYDDVAALAQALVDEETTLREQGVSPVLRLHPPRGGHRGQKHVTKEGGQLGKHDTEQIDELLEAMR
- a CDS encoding uL15m family ribosomal protein, which codes for MTSKKRRQRGSRTHSGGTHKNRRGAGHRGGRGRAGRDKHEYHHYEPRGKHGFKRPDSLQDTVAEVKIQKLDEDAALLAADGVAEKDGDAYTIDARDVAEDGWDVDVVKVIGGGQVRNELNVVADAFTAGAVELIEEAGGSADLSERAEEAAEAEAEEAEADADEDDEE
- the secY gene encoding preprotein translocase subunit SecY; this translates as MGWKDAAEPVLARMPAVARPEGHVPFRRKLGWTGGILVLYFFLTNVTLFGLDTATANDLFGQFRSILAGQQGSVLQLGIGPIVTASIVLQLLGGADLLGLDTDNNPRDQVLYQGLQKLLVGVMIVLTGLPMVFAGNFLPADPAVATSLGIGTIGVKGLIFAQIAVGGVLILFMDEIVSKWGVGSGVGLFIIAGVSQQLVGGLFSWQGLGGASGFFPTWFGIATGAVDLPAAPDDLLSTIFLGQGQLLALITTLLIFGIVVYAESVRVEIPLSHARVKGARGRFPVKLIYASVLPMILVRALQANIQFLGRILNNQWAAMPAWLGQYTGGQVTGGLFYYVAPIQSRSDWMWFLGLTSADPLDIAIRVLIDLGFMIIGGAVFAVFWVETTGMGPESTARQIQNSGMQIPGFRRNPQVIEKVMERYIPQVTIIGGALVGLLAVMANMLGTIGAVSGTGLLLTVSITYKLYEEIAEEQLMEMHPMMRNMFGSE
- a CDS encoding protein-L-isoaspartate(D-aspartate) O-methyltransferase, producing the protein MDDDRTEQARRRLVASLREQGELYTTRVAKAMETVPRHEFVPDPVRDRAYADEPLGIGHDQVVTAPHLVARMTELLEPRPGQRVLEIGTGSGYHAAVLAEIVGPENVFTVERVPELADAARDALARTDYGDVTVVVTDGSGGLPEHAPFDRINVASVAPEIPDPLFDQLADDGRMVIPLGPRGGSQELVLVTKQDGRIERTTYGGVRFVPLIGEHGFPDDE